The sequence below is a genomic window from Bremerella cremea.
GAAGGGGCCGAGCCGAGTCTAACTGGCCGACAACTACGGTATAGGGTGAATCATCGTCAAAACGAAGTTCGTCGAAGATTACTTTGTGCTGATTGTTGACGTAGAGATGGGTTCCATTATTTGTCTTAACCGCCACCACATGGGTCCATAGTCCTGGAACGCAAGAGTTGGGGCTAAAGGCATTCATGCCACCATGAAAAGTCTTGGCAGGGTAGCGATACAACATGCGAATTGTGGCTGGGCGATGCACAAGGTTCGTGCGATTGGCGTATTCCAATAGACACAGGTGCGTTTCTTTGGTCGGATCGTCTTGTTCGATCGGCAACACGCCGAGAAACGTCCCCCAATGCAAACGCTCGACACGTACCCAGAACTCGATTGTAAACTCTCCTTGGTTGAAGCCTGGGATCGGTTCGTTGAGCTTGAGATAGCGTTGTTCAGGGCTGGGCCCAAACTGGAGGGTGCCCCGGTTCATCGCCATCGAGTTGTCGTTGGCCAAGTGCAGTTCGCCAGCGTAACGGTCCGACATGTGATTGCGGACCAAATTGCCATCGAGATCTCCCGGCTCGAAACGCCAGTACACTAGCGGCTTGTCTTGCTGAATCAACGCTGCGTAGTCTTCAGTAGAGTAGCTGGAAACGTCGTCGATGGGCATCGCCGACACACGATCGGATTCGGCAAACGCGGCCGTCTTCACATCGAGGCTAGTGCCGTGGAAGATCGCGGAATGATCTGCCGTAACCTGCTCATTCAAAAGGGTATCGCCGTTCTCTCCTAACAGAGATGCCATGACTTCACCCCGGTAAACATCGAGACTGCCAACGTCCTTTGCCTGAACGCGATAGATAAACTCGCTCGAACCATTGGCGATCGCAGAAACGGGGCCGTTGAGGTAGAAGTGTTTTGTTTCGGGAGGGGTTAGCACCGACGTTTGGCCACTTACTAACGAGGCTTCGATTTCAGAGATCAGATGTAATTCGGCAGGCCCTGTCATTTGCACGCGAACGCCTGAGGCAAACTCAAGTTGTAATTGACCTCGATCTAAACGAAGGATGCCTGGTTTCAAGCGATCGCCAACCGAGAGCGGTTGCGCGTCGTCTTGGCTGGCCTCGCTTCGAGAAATTACAATCGCCACCGGACGAGAGCCGCTTAACTGCGACTCGGTGAAAGCGGGCATCGACGAGTCAAAAACAATTTGGCGGACGGGTTTAATAAACAGAACACTTAGCAACCCGCTGAATAGCATTAGGCTCAACGCAATTGCAAACGTCAGCGGCCAACGCCGCTCGGCTAAGCTGCCGGAGGAAATCGCAACTGGCGGAGTCGTGCGAAGCTGATATTCCAACTCGGCCTCAAGGTCGGCTTGCTCGACATAGGCCTGACGAAAAGCCGCATCGCCTACCAGACGCTCTTCTAACGCGGCAAACTGTTCCGGCGTTAGCTGAGTGTGGGCGACCTGGTCGAAAGCCAAGCGGGCCTCTTGCTCGATTTTGGGGGAAGGTTGTGAACCCATGGCGTTATTTCTGGAGCTATTCATCGGATAGCAACACGCGACGGCGAACGCATTGGCCGAGGCGCTCTCGGATACGATCAAGACGTCGATAGAGGGTTTTGGCGGTTGTATTTAGTGTCTGGGCCAAATCGTGAATCGTGGTGTCGGTTTCGTAACGCGATCGCAAAAGGGCCAGATCGCGCGGGACTAATTGATCCAGGCATTTCCGTAGGGCCAAGCTCCTGGCGTCCAGCTTCTCTCGGGATGCCTCATGGGTCTCGGCCAGGGTTTGCATCACGCTTTCGGAAAAGACCATCCGGTCACGCGCAACCCGCCGACGGAAGCGTAGCGTTTCGAAGTAGGCAAACCGCTGAGCCCACGGGATAAAATCTCGTTCCGGATCGTATTCGTCGAACTTCTCCCACAACACGA
It includes:
- a CDS encoding sigma-70 family RNA polymerase sigma factor, producing the protein MLEPSETRSDPPPFVELIVKSERPLMRYIRTLVPKLDDAEEVWQATAIVLWEKFDEYDPERDFIPWAQRFAYFETLRFRRRVARDRMVFSESVMQTLAETHEASREKLDARSLALRKCLDQLVPRDLALLRSRYETDTTIHDLAQTLNTTAKTLYRRLDRIRERLGQCVRRRVLLSDE
- a CDS encoding LamG domain-containing protein, with the protein product MGSQPSPKIEQEARLAFDQVAHTQLTPEQFAALEERLVGDAAFRQAYVEQADLEAELEYQLRTTPPVAISSGSLAERRWPLTFAIALSLMLFSGLLSVLFIKPVRQIVFDSSMPAFTESQLSGSRPVAIVISRSEASQDDAQPLSVGDRLKPGILRLDRGQLQLEFASGVRVQMTGPAELHLISEIEASLVSGQTSVLTPPETKHFYLNGPVSAIANGSSEFIYRVQAKDVGSLDVYRGEVMASLLGENGDTLLNEQVTADHSAIFHGTSLDVKTAAFAESDRVSAMPIDDVSSYSTEDYAALIQQDKPLVYWRFEPGDLDGNLVRNHMSDRYAGELHLANDNSMAMNRGTLQFGPSPEQRYLKLNEPIPGFNQGEFTIEFWVRVERLHWGTFLGVLPIEQDDPTKETHLCLLEYANRTNLVHRPATIRMLYRYPAKTFHGGMNAFSPNSCVPGLWTHVVAVKTNNGTHLYVNNQHKVIFDELRFDDDSPYTVVVGQLDSARPLRQFEGQIDEIAIYNKALTPEQIKRHYEAMTGSPST